From the Hevea brasiliensis isolate MT/VB/25A 57/8 chromosome 15, ASM3005281v1, whole genome shotgun sequence genome, one window contains:
- the LOC110656593 gene encoding glycerol-3-phosphate dehydrogenase [NAD(+)] yields MRFLFPIYHPLFSSPSSLSSPSFFSISRSLLGPFLSSFSPSFLMAPPAAMEAQEAASRNAFANDVSAASHISRVTVVGSGNWGSVAAKLIASNTLKLASFHDEVRMWVFEETLPIGEKLTDVINRTNENVKYLPGIKLGKNVIADPDLDNAVRDANMLVFVTPHQFMEGICKRLVGKIKEGVEAISLIKGMEVKMEGPCMISNLISELLGVNCCVLMGANIANEIAVEKFSEATVGYKANREIAEKWVQLFSTPYFMVTPVQDVEGVELCGTLKNVVALAAGFVDGLEMGNNTKAAIMRIGLREMRAFSKLLFSSVKDSTFFESCGVADVITTCLGGRNRKVAEAFAKNGGKRSFDELEAEMLQGQKLQGVSTAREVYEVLSHRGWLELFPLFATVHEICIGRLPPSAIVEYSEHKPNFALVEGSAQYY; encoded by the exons ATGCGCTTTCTGTTTCCCATATATCATCCCCTCTTCTCTTCACCTTCTTCTCTGTCATCTCCATCCTTCTTCTCCATCTCTCGTTCCCTTCTCggtccttttctttcttctttttccccTTCCTTTCTCATGGCCCCACCTGCTGCCATGGAAGCCCAAGAAGCTGCTTCAAGAAACGCCTTTGCCAACGATGTTTCTGCTGCTTCACATATTTCTAGAGTCACTGTTGTGGGTAGTGGCAATTGGGGTAGTGTGGCTGCTAAGCTTATTGCTTCTAACACCCTCAAGCTTGCTTCTTTTCATG ATGAAGTGAGAATGTGGGTGTTTGAAGAGACATTACCAATTGGTGAGAAGTTAACAGATGTCATTAACCGAACTAAT GAAAATGTTAAATATCTCCCGGGTATAAAGCTTGGAAAAAATGTTATTGCAGATCCTGATCTTGACAATGCCG TGAGGGATGCAAACATGTTGGTATTTGTAACTCCACATCAGTTTATGGAGGGTATATGCAAGAGACTTGTTGGGAAGATAAAGGAAGGTGTTGAGGCTATTTCACTCATCAAAGGAATGGAGGTCAAAATGGAAGGCCCTTGCATGATCTCAAATCTTATTTCTGAGCTGCTTGGCGTTAATTGTTGTGTGCTAATGGGAGCAAATATAGCAAATGAA ATCGCCGTTGAGAAGTTCAGTGAGGCGACAGTTGGATACAAAGCGAACAGAGAGATTGCAGAGAAATGGGTTCAGTTATTTAGTACTCCTTACTTCATGGTCACGCCT GTCCAAGATGTAGAGGGAGTTGAACTATGTGGGACCTTGAAGAATGTTGTGGCATTAGCAGCAG GTTTTGTCGATGGTCTGGAAATGGGAAATAACACAAAG GCTGCAATAATGAGAATTGGTCTGAGGGAGATGAGAGCCTTCTCCAAGTTGTTGTTTTCATCTGTTAAGGACAGCACTTTCTTCGAAAGCTGTGGTGTAGCTGATGTCATCACAACATGCT TGGGAGGAAGAAACAGGAAAGTTGCAGAAGCCTTTGCAAAGAATGGAGGAAAAAG GTCTTTTGATGAGCTTGAGGCAGAGATGTTGCAGGGCCAAAAATTACAG GGTGTCTCAACAGCAAGAGAAGTGTATGAAGTCTTAAGTCACCGTGGATGGCTAGAGTTGTTTCCACTTTTTGCAACAGTGCATGAGATCTGTATTGGACGTCTTCCACCATCAGCCATAGTTGAATATAGCGAGCACAAACCGAACTTTGCCTTGGTAGAGGGCTCAGCTCAATATTATTGA
- the LOC110656592 gene encoding uncharacterized protein LOC110656592 isoform X1 produces MGGVTSSMAAKFAFFPPNPPSYKLITDDLTGLLLLSPFPHRENVEILKLPTRKGTEIVAMYIRHPMATSTLLYSHGNAADLGQMYELFIELSIHLRVNLMGYDYSGYGQSSGKPSEQNTYADIEAAYKSLEENYGTKQEDIILYGQSVGSGPTVDLAARLPQLRAVVLHSPILSGLRVMYPVKRTYWFDIYKNIDKIPLVNCPILIIHGTSDEVVDCSHGKQLWELCKEKYEPLWLKGGNHCDLEHFPEYIRHLKKFISTVEKSPSQRYSSRRSTDQFEQARKSTDVFEVSRKSTDRREKPRHSTDRPEKLKSQSNHAEKLEKLKNQSNNADKLEKLRISFDQMERSRRSVDCLEKSRKSIDHQLERARKSVDRNQVMEWIGKRATMVFPPLSIPFCWKWQLKRQILHLISQQLSYQFSKQGTKRIGCNLQLRHAYTRSSYLPAISSKRFSDH; encoded by the exons ATGGGAGGGGTGACATCGTCCATGGCGGCGAAATTTGCCTTCTTTCCACCAAACCCACCTTCATACAAGCTAATAACAGATGACCTCACTGGTCTCTTGCTTTTGAGCCCCTTCCCTCACCGTGAAAatgttgaaattttgaaattgccCACTAGGAAAGGCACAGAGATTGTGGCAATGTACATAAGGCATCCTATGGCCACCTCTACTCTTCTTTACTCTCATGGGAACGCTGCCGATCTGGGGCAGATGTATGAGCTTTTCATCGAATTGAGCATCCACCTGAGGGTTAATCTCATGGG GTATGACTATTCCGGTTATGGACAATCATCTGGAAAG CCAAGTGAGCAGAATACATATGCAGATATTGAAGCTGCATACAAGAGCCTAGAAGAAAATTATGGAACCAAGCAAGAAGACATTATCCTTTATGGACAATCTGTTGGAAGTGGCCCCACCGTAGATCTTGCTGCTCGACTGCCTCAGTTACGAGCTGTTGTTCTGCATAGTCCGATACTTTCAGGTTTAAGAGTCATGTATCCTGTCAAGCGTACATACTGGTTTGACATTTATAAG aATATTGACAAAATTCCACTAGTTAATTGTCCTATTCTTATCATTCAT GGAACTTCAGATGAGGTGGTCGATTGCTCCCATGGTAAGCAACTCTGGGAACTGTGTAAAGAAAAATATGAACCACTATGGCTTAAAGGAGGGAACCACTGCGATTTAGAGCACTTTCCAGAGTATATCAGGCATCTGAAGAAGTTCATATCAACTGTTGAGAAATCTCCTTCTCAAAGATACAGTTCAAGGAGAAGCACAGACCAGTTTGAACAAGCCCGGAAGAGTACTGATGTATTTGAGGTTTCAAGGAAAAGTACAGACCGGAGAGAGAAACCAAGGCATAGTACTGACAGGCCTGAGAAACTAAAAAGCCAATCTAATCATGCTGAAAAGCTGGAAAAGCTCAAAAATCAGTCTAATAATGCTGATAAACTAGAAAAGTTACGCATCTCCTTTGATCAAATGGAAAGGTCTCGAAGAAGTGTTGATTGCCTTGAGAAGTCCCGTAAAAGCATTGACCATCAACTGGAAAGAGCACGGAAAAGCGTTGACAG GAATCAAGTTATGGAATGGATAGGGAAAAGGGCAACTATGGTCTTCCCCCCTCTGAGCATACCCTTCTGCTGGAAATGGCAGTTGAAAAGACAAATCCTTCATTTGATTAGCCAGCAGCTAAGTTATCAATTCAGTAAGCAAGGCACAAAGAGAATTGGCTGCAATTTGCAATTGAGGCATGCATACACAAGAAGTAGCTATTTACCTGCAATAAGCAGCAAAAGATTTTCAGATCACTGA
- the LOC110656594 gene encoding uncharacterized protein LOC110656594, producing the protein MALSTLQKFFKTSSPPARILAFVRNPYINLPNPSTPVTLSSQTQQLNSTPNEDHIVNAILSLGSSKEGSLTHFDCLPFSSIHTFGFCSHPILSTWLIHDLQNDEDSGMWADSVKKKRKKKMNKHKYKKLRKRLRRQT; encoded by the coding sequence ATGGCGCTGTCGACTCTCCaaaaattcttcaaaacttcaTCGCCTCCAGCAAGAATCCTTGCTTTCGTTCGCAACCCTTACATAAACTTACCAAATCCCTCGACACCCGTAACTCTTTCCTCCCAAACTCAGCAACTTAACAGCACACCTAATGAAGACCATATTGTCAATGCCATTCTATCTTTGGGTTCATCCAAAGAGGGGAGCTTGACCCATTTCGATTGCTTGCCGTTTTCCTCGATCCATACATTTGGGTTCTGTTCACACCCGATTCTATCAACTTGGTTGATCCACGATTTGCAGAATGACGAGGATTCGGGGATGTGGGCTGATAGcgtgaagaagaagaggaagaagaaaatgaaCAAGCACAAGTACAAGAAGCTGAGGAAGCGGCTTAGAAGACAGACTTAG
- the LOC110656592 gene encoding uncharacterized protein LOC110656592 isoform X2, with amino-acid sequence MGGVTSSMAAKFAFFPPNPPSYKLITDDLTGLLLLSPFPHRENVEILKLPTRKGTEIVAMYIRHPMATSTLLYSHGNAADLGQMYELFIELSIHLRVNLMGYDYSGYGQSSGKPSEQNTYADIEAAYKSLEENYGTKQEDIILYGQSVGSGPTVDLAARLPQLRAVVLHSPILSGLRVMYPVKRTYWFDIYKNIDKIPLVNCPILIIHMRWSIAPMVSNSGNCVKKNMNHYGLKEGTTAI; translated from the exons ATGGGAGGGGTGACATCGTCCATGGCGGCGAAATTTGCCTTCTTTCCACCAAACCCACCTTCATACAAGCTAATAACAGATGACCTCACTGGTCTCTTGCTTTTGAGCCCCTTCCCTCACCGTGAAAatgttgaaattttgaaattgccCACTAGGAAAGGCACAGAGATTGTGGCAATGTACATAAGGCATCCTATGGCCACCTCTACTCTTCTTTACTCTCATGGGAACGCTGCCGATCTGGGGCAGATGTATGAGCTTTTCATCGAATTGAGCATCCACCTGAGGGTTAATCTCATGGG GTATGACTATTCCGGTTATGGACAATCATCTGGAAAG CCAAGTGAGCAGAATACATATGCAGATATTGAAGCTGCATACAAGAGCCTAGAAGAAAATTATGGAACCAAGCAAGAAGACATTATCCTTTATGGACAATCTGTTGGAAGTGGCCCCACCGTAGATCTTGCTGCTCGACTGCCTCAGTTACGAGCTGTTGTTCTGCATAGTCCGATACTTTCAGGTTTAAGAGTCATGTATCCTGTCAAGCGTACATACTGGTTTGACATTTATAAG aATATTGACAAAATTCCACTAGTTAATTGTCCTATTCTTATCATTCAT ATGAGGTGGTCGATTGCTCCCATGGTAAGCAACTCTGGGAACTGTGTAAAGAAAAATATGAACCACTATGGCTTAAAGGAGGGAACCACTGCGATTTAG